Within the Luoshenia tenuis genome, the region CCCACGGTCTCCGAGCGCAGCCGGTTGATTGGCACGGCTTTTGAAACGTATATCATTTTGGAGATGGACAAGCGCGTACTGCTGATCGATCAGCATGCCGCGCATGAGCGTTTGCTTTACGAAAAGTATACGGCCCAGATCGAGGCGCAGCAGGTCGCCAAGCAGCCGCTGCTGGTCCCTGCTGTGGTTACGCTTACGCCCAGCGATAAGGTGCGGCTTTTGGAAAAGCAGGACTGGTTCAGCCAGCTGGGATTTGAGATCGAGGATTTTGGGGATAATGCTATCCAGATACGCACGGTTCCTTTGGTGATGGGGAATCCGCAGCCGCAGAGTTTTTTTAACGAGCTGTTGGATCGCAGCGACGATATGCGCGTGCGCGCTCCGCTGGATCTAAAGCGGGATCGGATTGCGCAAATGGCCTGCAAGCACGCGATCAAGGCGGGAGACAGCCTGTCAAAGGAGGAGATCAACGCATTGCTTGCGCTGATCGAAAAGGAAAAGACGCCGTTGACCTGCCCGCACGGACGGCCGATTTTTATCGCGATTACGAAAAGTGAGCTGGAGAAACGATTTGGACGCATACAGTAACAGAAAAAAGCCGGTAGTCGCCCTGGTGGGGCCCACGGCGTCCGGCAAAACGGCGTTATCCATTGCTTTAGCTAAGGCGACGGGCGGCGAGATCGTCTGTGCGGATTCCATGCAGATCTATCAGGATATGAATATTGGTTCGGCCAAACCTACGCCTGAGGAAATGGCAGGTGTTCCGCACCATATGTTATCGGTAGTATCGCCCTTTCAAAGTTTTTCCGCCGCCGCGTACCAGGAGATGGGACGCCCTATCCTAGAGGACATTGCCGCAAGAGGCAAGCTCCCGCTGGTCGTAGGCGGCACGGGCCTGTTTATCGATGCGATCCTGCGGCCAATGACCTTTGGCGATGCGCCTGCCGACCCTGCGCTGCGCGCAAAGCTGGAGGCGGAAATTGAGCAAGAAGGGATCGCGGCGGTTTATAAGCGGCTGATCCGGCTAGATCCTGCTTCGGCGGAGCGCATCCATCAAAATGACCGAAAGCGCATTGTCCGCGCTTTGGAAGTCATACTCCTGACGGGGAAGCCTCTGCCGCCCAGCCGCAAGTTGTACTTGCGTAAACCTATGGTGTATAATACAATTATGTTTGCACTCGATTGGCCGAGGGAATGCTTATATCAGCGCATCGACCAGCGAGTTGACCAAATGCTCAAGGTCGGTTTGCTTGAAGAAGTTTCCCATTTAAAAAAGATGGGATGTAATTCTCAAATGCAATCCATGCAGGGGCTGGGGTATAAAGAACTGTTGGGATACCTGGACGGCGCTTGTTCGCTGGAAGAAGCGGTCGCTCAGATCAAACAGGATTCCCGGCGGTATGCCAAACGGCAGATCACCTGGTTCAAGGCCGATCCGCTTGTGCAATGGTTGCCGGGCCAGCAGCCCGTATCCAGTATGGTGGATACGGTGCTCGCGGCTTTAAAGGCATATGAATTTGATTCCTCGAACGATTGAAGTGAAGATAGGAGTTTGACTGCCATGACGAACGCTAAAAATACCACAAATTTACAGGACCTGATGCTCAACCAAATCCGCAAAGAACATATACCGTCAACGATTCATCTGGTCAATGGGTTTCAGCTGCGCGGCCTGGTGCGCGGCTTTGATAACTTTGTCGTCCTGTTCGAGTGTGACGGCAAGCAGATGATGATCTATAAACACGCGATCTCCACTGTTACGCCGCAGCAGGCGATCATGGTCAAGGATTTAATGAATACCCCTGCGTCTGAAGATTAAAACAGGGTAGAAGGCGTCAGATGAAGAAGGGATAAAAATGACAATTTCAGATAGCATGCAAGCCATCGGCGCGCTGTGGCATATCTCGCCAGCCGTATTAGAGGCAGTTTCAAAGGCGGAAATGCGCGCAAAGCGGGCTCAGTCGTTGATCGATGAGGTCGCAAAAGTCAATCAGGCCAGGGTGCTGGCTGCATTTCAGAAGGAAAAAGTCGCCCTGCGCCACTTTGCCCCGACCTCTGGGTATGGCTACGATGATACCGGCCGGGATACGCTGGACGCTTTATTTGCGGATGTTTTAGGGACGGAAGACGCCCTGGTGCGCCCGCAGATCGCCTCTGGCACGCACGCGCTGGGCCTGGCGCTGTTTGGCCTGCTACGCCCGGGCGATAAGATGTTTTCCATCGCCGGGGCGCCTTATGATACGCTGGAAGATGTTATCGGCATGAAGAGCAACCGGGATGGCTCGCTGTCTTCCTGGGGGGTTGGTTATCTGCAGTCTGCGCTGAACGATGAAGCAGAGTTCGACCTTGAATATATTCGCCTGTGCCTGGAAAAAGAGGAAAGTATTCGGCTAATCTTCATCCAGCGCTCGCGTGGCTATGCCTGGCGCCCCTCCTTATCCGTGCAGAAAATCGATGAGGTGATCCGCTATATCCGCCAGATTCGGGATGATGTGTGCATTGTAGTGGATAATTGCTATGGTGAATTTACCCAGACACGCGAACCACAGGCCGATGTGCTGGTGGGTTCGCTAATCAAGAATCCCGGCGGCGGTCTGGCGCCAACCGGCGGTTATATCGCCGGCAAGAAGGCCTGCGTCGAAAAAATCGCAGAACGGTTTACTACGCCGGGGATCGGCAAAGAGGTGGGTTCTTATTATGCCAGTTATCAGCCCTTTTATCAGGGGCTGTTCATGGCGCCGACGGTCGTTGCCGCCAGTTTAAAAACGGCAGAGTTATTCGGCCATCTTTACAGTAACCTGGGCTTTGATGTGCTGCCCAAGCCGGGCGACAGCCGCTACGATATCATCCAGTCGATCCGGTTTGGCGCGCCTGACCCGTTGATCGCTTTTTGCCAGGGGATACAAACCGCATCCCCGGTGGATAGCTTTGTGGTGCCTGAGCCTTGGGATATGCCGGGCTATCAGCACCAGGTCATCATGGCCGCGGGCGCCTTCACCCAGGGCGCTTCTATTGAGATGAGTGCCGACGGGCCCATCCGCCCGCCCTATACCGCCTATTTTCAAGGCGGGTTGACTTATGAGCATGGGCTGCTGGGCGCATTGGTCAGCCTGCAAAAAATGGTCGACCAAAAAATCGTTAAATTATGATCTTATAACCGAACGGACCGACAGTTACGGCAGGGTAGAGAAGGGGGAGTGCTGCTTTCATGAAAAACCCAAGCGCAGCTGATCAGCCAAAATACTGTATTTTAGACGAAGAAAAGATTTGCGATGATTGCGGCGAGTGCGACCGCTGCGATCTGGACCCGAATAAAATCTGTGATAATTGCTGCCATTGTATCGACACGGATACTGATTATGGTGAGATCGAAATCGATGGCATCTATACGGATATCGAGAGCATCGAGCAGATCGAGGAAAAAGAGAGCTAAATACTATATAATTGAAAAAAGGGCGGAGATGATCAATCTTCGCCCTTTTTTTTATTACTATTATCTTGATTATGGTCGAGTTCCATTTTGCTACCGCCGTCCTGTTCGTGAGCGCTTTGACGCAATACCACGGCCCTAGCAGCGCTGCGGCGCTGATCCTCCGCGATTGCGGCGTAGTGCCTGCGCGTGGTATTCACGTCGCTGTGGCCCAGTACATCTGCCACCAGATAGATATCGCCGGTTTCCCGATAAAGGGAGGTGCCGTAGGTGCTCCGCAATTTATGCGGGGTTATTTTCTTTAACGGCGTACTGGCTGAGGCGTATTTTTTAACCAGCTCCTGTATGCTGCGGTTGCTCATCCGGCGTTTTTGGATGGACAGAAACAGCGCGTCCTCGTGCCCTGGGAGCGTGGTTATCTCGCGGCGCTGCGCCAGATAATGGGTCAGTGCATCGTTCACCTCGTCGCCGAAGTAAATAATCGCCTCTTTGCCGCCTTTTCGGATGATCTTGAAGCAGCGATTATGAAAATCGATATCCGATATATTTAACCCTGTGCACTCGCTAATACGGATGCCGGTTCCTAGAAAAACTGTTAGAATGGCTACGTCGCGCACCTTGGTATAACGGTGATACTGCTTTTGCTTATCCGTTAGCACGGTGCCCGTTTCAACACTATCCAGCAAACGCGCAACCTCGTCCGGCTCTAAACGGATGATCGCCTTATCGCGAATCTTCGGGGTCACCATCAGCGATACGATGTTGCTTGAGATCTGCTGTGTCCGGTAATAGTATTTGAAAAACGAGCGCAGAGAGGCCAACTTTCTCGCTTTGCCGCGTTCCTGATTTTCGTGCTCATGTTCGTCTTTTTCGTAATAATTCAGGTAATCCAAATACATCTCCAGATCCGCCAGGGTAATGGCCTCCAAATCCTTAACGGTCAAAGCCTGCATATCCTTATCCTGAAAATAAGGAATATCTTTTAGCAGATAATCGAAGAATACGCGCAGATCATAAGCATAATTGATGCGCGTCAATAAAGTCGTTGTCGACTCGATGCCGATAAAGTAATCAAAACAGAAGGGCGGCAAAGAGAGCATTAACTTGCGCAATTTTTCGATCTGGCGGCGTCTCAGGGATTGCTGCGCTTTCTTTTTTTGCTGATCGGCCATAATCCACAGCCTCCAATGCTTCCACAGCTATGTGCTGTGGATAATTGTGGATAACCGCGAGTTTTCCACAGCTTCAATTATAAGTTATCCCGTCTTTTTTGTCAATACTCTGCGTAAAACTTGTGTTTTGCGCAGAGTTATAAAAGTTCACAAAGAGGGATCGCGCTCCTCTGCTCAGCTTATGCTGATGCAGCGCTTCCAACATTTAGCTTTCTTAGGCAAATGAAAAAGCACGTCGGGTTTTTAACCGCAAACGTGCTTCACTTTCTTGACTTGTTTGTAAATCCCTCTAAAAGAAACTTAGTCGATCTCGATGGCTGGCGCCTTCTCCTGAACGGATAGATGGCGATTTGCTTTGATCTGCCCGCGCGCCATTTCATCGCAACGATTATTTAGCGGGTTGTCCTGATGTCCGGGTACCTTAACCCATTCTACGCTGTGACGCTGGGTTTCAGCTAAAATCGCGCGCCATAGGTCTTGATTCTCAACCGGCTTTTTAGTGCTGGTTTTCCAGCCGTTACGCTCCCAGTTTTTGAGCCAGCCTTTTTGAAAGGCATTGATCAAGTAGCTGCTGTCCGAGTGTAATTTTACCGTGCAATTTTCCTTTAGTGCTAAAAGCCCCTGCAATGCAGCGAACAGCTCCATTCGGTTATTGGTCGTATCCGGAATGTACCCACTCAGCTCTTTCGTGTGTGGGCCATATTGTAAAATAACCGCCCATCCCCCGGGCCCCGGGTTCCCCGAGCAAGCTCCATCCGTATATACGACGACCTCTTTCATGATTGCTCTTTACATCCTTTCAACGCACTCTAACATACCTGCTTATTTTATCAGTTCACGCAGCTTAAGGCAATACTATTGTTTTTTTTATGAGCGCCAAACTATTTAAAATTGCGTGCAAATATATATTGAATTTTGTATAGGCTTTTATTGACATAAGACCTATAGAATGATATAATTTTATACGTTGCAAGGCCAATTATAGGGGCATGATGTAATTGGTAACATGGCAGTCTCCAAAACTGCTCTCGAGGGTTCGAGTCCTTCTGCCCCTGCCAACGGCATTTGCGCCGTATTGGGTACCGTCATTTACTTCGGTAAGTGGCGGTATTTTTATATTCAAAGTGGCCAGGCACTGTAATGCTTTTTAATTGCAAAGCCAAAGGCACTTACAGTAGTGCCTTTGGCCGATTTCATTATGCTATTTATACTTCGCGCTGTGCCTGACGTATTTCATTTAAAACCCGATTGCTTATTTGCGCCGCATGCGGGGCGGGCTCACCTAAATAGTAACCCTGTAAGTAACTCACGCCACAGCGTATCAACGTATCCATTTCGCTGCGGGTTTCCACTCCTTCGGCAATCACCTGAATACCCCGTTCCCTGGTGTAGGAGAGTAAATTGCTCAAAATCTTTTGCCTATCTTCGTCGATATCGATATCCCGAACGATGGACATATCGATCTTGACATACTGAGGAGATAAATAAAGCAGCATCGCTTCCCCATTATAGCCTGTGCCATAATCGTCCAGCGCTAATGCGGCGCCCCATTTTTTTGTATATTCCTTTTTTAGCGTGACAAATACATCGTTTTGCTTTTCCTCTTCCGTTAGCTCCACGACGATGCGCGACAGATAGCGCTCATAACGTTTTTCAAAAAGCGCAAGATCCTGCAAGGAAAGGGTTTGGTTGGCGATGGAATTGATAAAGATATGGCAGCTGCCCTCTACCCCCTCCAAGTTAGCAAAAGCATCCATTGCATTAAACCAGGTCAGCCGTTCGATTTGGTATAGCTTGGATTGTGAACGCGCCAGCGTTAAGATCTCCTGAGGCGTAATCAGAGAAGCCGATTTTGAGCGAATCAACGCCTCATAGGCAAAAATCTTTCCATCATGCGCGTCTACAATAGGCTGAAAATGGTACTCAAATAGCTTTTCTTCGATAAATCGGTTGATCTCTTCACTGTTCTCCAATATATAAGAGCCTGCCTGATATTCATTCCGGTCAAACTGCCGAACTTCGCCTTTTACCGTATGCTTGACGGTGTACATGGCAAAATCCGCAAAACGAATGAGCTCTTCATAGGTGTTTGCATCCTTCGGGTACCAGGATACGCCCGCAGAAGCTTTGACTTTAAACAGCGCATTATCTGGCAGCGGAAATAGCGTGTTGCTGATCTGCTCCCGCATATTTTGAATGGCAGAAAACGCGCGAGCCTCCTGTGCATAACCGTAGATGAATAGGTAGAACTCATCCCCGGAAACACGGGAAATTACCGCCCGGCGCGGTGCGTATTTTTTAAGCGTCCTGGCCATGCAGCGGATATATTGATCGCCAAAATCGTGCCCATAAGTATCGTTGATATATTTTAAATTATCTAAATCGAACATGACCATAGCGCTGCACTTCAGCTGGTCTTTATTGAGAAACAGTTGATCCAGCCTGGCATAAAACGCTCTGCGGTTGAGCAGATTAGTCAGCAAATCATAGTCGCGCTCGTATTCGATCTTCCGCTTTTCGATAACCTCTTGGGTAATATTTTCGATAATGCCATATATCTTGTTATCGCCTTGCTCAATCAGCTTCATGCGTACCCATTGCGATTGGCCTAGGGCGTCTTTGATCTTATAGATTTTTGCCCCTTCTGGCTCAATCGATTCTAAACAATCTTTTAACCCCTGCATGATTTGTGTAAAGGTGTCCGCATCTGTGTATCCATAATCCTTCTCGTTATCGTGCGCAATTCCCACGATCTCGAAAAAGTGTTTGGTATAAATAACGGTTTTTTCATCCTTCCTGTACTCAAACGCGCCAATCGCAACACTGGCGCTTTCGATGATCGCACTTAGCCGAGAAGCTGATTCAGCCACATTGCTGCTGAGAGATTCGACAGCGGATGCCAGCTCGTCGATCTCTGCGATCCGCGTTCGCTCAAATTTAACCGGCAGATGAGGATTGCTGCTGCGCACCTTTTTAACAAGCTGTGTGATCGGGCTGGTGACGATGCGCGTCATGATGACCACACTCAAAAGGCCGATCAACAACACAATGCCCACTGCGATCAACACCGTTTTTCGCATCGCCTCTGAAAAACTAAATAGCCTGTCCCCCTCCAGGATCCCTACCAGCCCCCATTGCTCGTCGACAAAGGGAGTATTGCTGTTATATAACTGAAAGTACTGGATGCATCCATAAACATCCTTAGTCATGTTGCCCTGCTTCTGGATCTGATGACAGGTGCCGTACTGCGTCTGTAAAGCGAAACTAGTCGTTTCTTCGCCGCCAATCTGCTGCTTATAAACCGGCCCGTTGGCCAGCAGATTCTCAAATACCAGCATTTCAGAATCATCAGCGGTATGTAGGCCTAAGAGGTAGGAACCCGTTTTATCGTTTGCAATTTCATCGTAGGGCAGCAACTTTTTAATATAGTCTGTCGAAATCTCCACACCTAATACGCCGTAAGTTTCGCCGCTTTCTGCGCGGAGCGGTACAGAATAAGTCATGATTTCGATGTCATTTGGCGATAAACGAAAGGGTCGGCTCCAATACCCCAGGTCGCCGTATTGAATATCCGGATATTCCTGAGCCGCACGATAGGGCTTATAATAAAAGTCGTAGGTAGTGTTTTCGGTTTGGGTTAAATCGAACTGCGGGCTCCAGTTGGTATCCATGGATATCCCCAGTTTCTGCGTAATTTCTGACGGCGCGACCTCAACCATTATATCGCTATCATCATCCGCATTGGACAACGGATCAAGATCGCGGAAGTATATCCCCGCTTTCTTATCCCCGGCCCTATCCGTATCCAGAATGAGGAAAGCACCGGTGACGGATTGCTTTCGCAGCATATATATTACGTTTTGAGAGTTCGCCTCAAGAATTTCACTCGCCAGCGCTGGATTATTTTCAATCTCGGCATAACTGGCCCCTTTGGCAGCTAACGTTTGGCTGGCGGCGCTTTGGATGGATTGAACAGAATCATCCAGTTTGGACCAGCGCTGGATCATCTCATTTTCCAGGTAGTTTTTACGGTTGATTACCCGCTCGTTCAAAATATCCACGGCATTTTGGTTCATTTGGTCCAATATACCGCCCAATATAATGCTTCCGCCAAACAGGCTCGTTTGGAGCAGCAGTACGACGATCATAGGGATCATCAGCTTGCGCATCATAGACGTGCCCTTGCCCTTTATATGGCGCATGCTGCTCCTCATCTCCTCTCGGCTGACTTTTTTTAGGAATTTACCGCCTCATCCAAATCCTCTTTCAACTGGGCAAACCAGGCATCAAAATTCTCATCCGTATCATATTGTGCGATGGCCTCCTCGCGGGACATTCCCCCGGCCATCAATTCCACAATAGCGTCCCTGTCGGCTTTAGCTTTGTCGATCATCGAATTCTCCAATACAGCACGGGCATTGGTTCCATTTTCAAAAGCCTTACTGGTATACAGCTCATATTCGTTTACCGTTTCAACGGCGACCGGCATGGAAACCTTAAGATTCTCCGTCACCGCTGAGGGCTCCAATTGATCCAGAGCGCTAAGCAGCAGCTCTGCGTCATTCGCCGCCGTCTTGACCGGCAGATAGCCAGATTCAATTGAAAAGGCGATGTTTCGCTCTTCCTGTGTAAACCATTTCAAAAATTCAAGCGACGCGCGCTCCCGCTTCTCGTCCGTCTTGCTTACGACCATGCCCGCCCCCTGCTGTACGGCAACCTTAGTGCCGTTTTCAAAACACGGCGTGGGCAATACGCTGACTTCAATAGGATAGCTTTCCTCGTCATTTACCACAACGTGGTCCGGAAAGTAGGCGGCACCAGAAGTAGAGCCGACCAGCGCAATTAAATCGCCCGTCTTTGCATCGTCTGAACGGAAACGCCCATAATGGGCAAAGTATCCGTTAATATAGGGAATATAAAAATTATCCCAAAGCTTGCGTAAGATTTCTTGATCGCAGTTAAGGCTGACCTTTCCGTCAGTCACCTGAAAAATTTCGGTTCCCAATTGCTTGCAGCCTATGATCATATAATTTGCCATCGCATCCCGCCCAAAAAAGGCCTTCCCATCATTCGGCTCGGGGGTCAGGCTATCCGTCCACTCATAATAAGCCTGCGCGGTTTTTGTCAACCCTTCGATGGTCGAAAGCGCATCTGTCGATGCGCCGGTTGCCTGTGCAAACTTGTCCCAATCGGTTTGGTTAAGCATAAATACTTCCGTAGATTTTGCCGTCGGAAAGATTTTTAGCTTACTCCCCTCGCCAATACGCCCTTCTTCCAGATATTCGGGAATATACTGCGCCAGCTCTTCTTCCGTCATATACTGCCCAATATCGGCAACCAGCCCCATTTGGTCGATCTGGTACGCGGTATCGGCATAGGCGGCGAAGATTTCAGGAATCTCGCCCATCCCTACTTTTTTATTGGCGGCATCTACTACTTTTTCAGTCAAATCATTTACGCTGCCCTGCCCGATGGTTTCGACGACGATCCCTTTTTCGAGACCCATCGTCTCGTTAAACTCACTCACCAGCGCATCAAACGCCATTTTTTGCGGTCCATTATAATAATGCCATACCTCAATCACAGTGGGATTTTCAGCATCCAGCTGGCCATTCTGTTCATCTTGCGGATTGCAACCCGGTACAAGGAACAGGCCGCAGCATAACGCCCCGATTAGAAATGTTGAAAAAATACGCTTCATACCCTCATCATCCTCGTTTCTCAAAATGCATCTGCCGAATGCCAAAAAACAAGCTATGGCACACGAGTGTACAATAGCATATTCAATTCATTATAGCATTTACTAAAGGGCCTGTCCATCGCTGCAGATTTTAATAAAAAGAAATAAAAGAGCTGCGCTAATGCACAGCTCTTTTATAAATCCGATTAATGCTACCCTTACTTAGGATAGACCTTTACATCCATGTTCACACCGATAGCTTTGCCCAACTGATAATTCGGCGCGGGCGCTTCGGCCTTAGGAGCCTCAGGGGCCGCAGCAGCAACGCTCTTGCCCTCCTGCTGCTCTTTGCGAGCTTTAAAGAAGTTCAGTGCCACCTGCGGGAAGAGCGCGTAGCTGAGCACATCCTCTTCCTGCTGAATCCACTCGGCGCACTCCGCGCGGTATTTATCCATCTCGGGCGGGATATCATCCGCCGGACGATGGGTAATCACGGGCTCATCGCCAATGATTTTCTTACGAACTTCCTCATTGACCGGAGCGGGCAACTGACCGTATTCGCCACGGAGCAACCCCTTGGTCTCCTTGGAGTTCATCTTATAGCGTTCCCCCATCAGCACGTTCAAAACCGCCTGCGTACCGACGATCTGGCTGGTAGGCGTCACCAACGGCGGATACCCCATATCCTCGCGCACACGCGGTACTTCTGCCAATACATCCATCAGCTTTTCGCTGGCATTTTGCTGCTTCAGCTGGGAGATCAGGTTGGAGAGCATTCCGCCCGGCACCTGATAAAGCAGCGTATTGATATCCACGCTCAGCACCTTGGGATCCAGGAACCCGTCGGCCTTCAGGCGATCGGCCACCTTGCGGAAGTGCACGGCGATCTCGCTGAGCTGCTGGAGATCCAGGCCAGTATCGTACTGCGTACCCTTAAGGGTCGCGACCAACGGCTCGGTGGCCGGCTGTGAGGTACCGTTGCCCAGCGGGGACAGCGCCGTATCTACGATATCCACGCCCGCCTCAATGGCTTTCATCAGCACCATATCGCCGGTACCACTGGTGTTATGCGTATGCAGCTGGATCGGCACTTTGACCTTCTCCTTGAGTTGTTTGACCAGCTCATAAGCATCAAACGGCAGCAAAAGGTTCGCCATATCCTTGATGCAGATCGAATCGGCTCCCATGGCCTCAAATTTCTGCGCCAACTCAACGAAATATTCCGTCGTATGGACAGGACTGATGGTATAGCTCATCGCCAACTGGGCGTGACCGCCGTACTTTTTGATGGACTTGACAGCCTGCTCCATGTTTCGGGTATCGTTCAAGGCGTCAAATACGCGGATGATATCGATACCGTTTTCAATGGACTTTTTCACAAACTCATCGACCACATCGTCGGCGTAATGCTTGTAGCCTAAGATGTTCTGGCCGCGCAGCAACATCTGCAGTTTGGTATTGGGCAGAGCCTTGCGCAATTGGCGCAGCCTCTCCCAGGGGTCCTCGTTCAAAAAGCGCAGGCAGGAATCAAACGTAGCGCCGCCCCACACTTCCAGCGCATGGTAGCCCACCGCATCCAGCTTATCGCAGATCGGCAGCATCTCATCTAAGCGCATACGCGTCGCGGCCTGCGATTGGTGCGCATCGCGCAGGATCGTATCGCAAATCAAAACTTTAGCCATAATTTACCTCCATGTTTATTTGGCAAACATAGAAAGGAATACGCCGGCGGCAACGGCCGAGCCGATAACGCCCGCAACATTCGGTCCCATGGCATGCATCAGCAGGAAGTTCTTGGGATTCTCCTTCTGTCCCACCACCTGAGATACACGCGCCGCCATCGGAACTGCCGAAACACCAGCAGAGCCGATCAGCGGGTTCACCTTGCCACCGGTGACCTTGTACATGATCTTGCCGAAAAGCACGCCGCCCGCCGTACCGAAAGCAAAGGCGATTAGGCCTAGGGCAATAATCAGCAACGTATCCGCCTGTAAGAATCGCTCCGCATTGGCGGTTGCGCCAACAGTCACGCCCAGGAAGATCGTAACGATATTGATCAGCTCGTTCTGCGCGGTCTTGCTGATACGATCCACGACCTTGGATTCGCGCATCAGGTTACCCAGCATCAGCATACCGATCAGCGGTGCGGCCGAGGGCAGTAACAAGGCGACAATAATCGTAACAGCGATGGGGAAAATGATCTTCTCTGTCTGAGAGACCGGACGCAGCTGCTCCATGATAACGTTGCGCTCTTTTTTGGTCGTCAGCGCTTTCATAATCGGCGGCTGGATAATCGGCACCAGCGCCATATAAGAGTATGCGGCCACAGCGATGGGCCCTAAATAGTCGGGAGCCAGCCGGCTGGTAACGTAGATGGCCGTCGGGCCGTCCGCACCGCCGATGATACCGATGGAAGCGGCAACGTTAACGTCAAAGCCCAGCAGCAGTGCGCCGATAAAGGCCACAAAGATGCCCAGCTGCGCGGCAGCGCCCAAAAGCAGGCTCTTGGGATTGGCGATCAGCGGACCAAAGTCCGTCATCGCGCCAATACCCAGGAAAATCAGCGGCGGATAGACGCCAAGTTTTACGCCTTGATATAGGTAATATAGCAATCCGCCCACCTGTTGGACCTGTGTTGTCCCATCCTCTGCGACATAATAGGTCGGCTCGGCCATCAGGCCGCCCATGGGCAGGTTGACAAGCAGCATACCAAAGGCGATAGGCAAAAGAAGCAACGGTTCATATTGTTTTACAACGGCCAGATAGATCAGCACACAGGAAACCAGCAGCATTACTGCCTGCTGCCAAGTAATGACAGAAAAGCCGGTATCCTGAGCGAATTTCAATAAAGTCTGGCCCAGATCGATATCAAACATTTTTCAACATCCTTTCCAAGGCCCTTACGTAAAGAAGGACGGATTATTCGATCGTAGCCAGCACATCGCCGGAGTTGACGGCAGCACCCTGAGCGATCTGCACGCTGGTCACCTTGCCATCGCAGGGCGCAAACAGCTCGTTCTCCATCTTCATGGCTTCCAGCACGAACATGACGTCACCGCTCTTGACCGTATCGCCAACCTTGACGTTAATGCTCAAAATGGTGCCCGGCATCGGCGCGGCCACCGTT harbors:
- a CDS encoding extracellular solute-binding protein, with the protein product MKRIFSTFLIGALCCGLFLVPGCNPQDEQNGQLDAENPTVIEVWHYYNGPQKMAFDALVSEFNETMGLEKGIVVETIGQGSVNDLTEKVVDAANKKVGMGEIPEIFAAYADTAYQIDQMGLVADIGQYMTEEELAQYIPEYLEEGRIGEGSKLKIFPTAKSTEVFMLNQTDWDKFAQATGASTDALSTIEGLTKTAQAYYEWTDSLTPEPNDGKAFFGRDAMANYMIIGCKQLGTEIFQVTDGKVSLNCDQEILRKLWDNFYIPYINGYFAHYGRFRSDDAKTGDLIALVGSTSGAAYFPDHVVVNDEESYPIEVSVLPTPCFENGTKVAVQQGAGMVVSKTDEKRERASLEFLKWFTQEERNIAFSIESGYLPVKTAANDAELLLSALDQLEPSAVTENLKVSMPVAVETVNEYELYTSKAFENGTNARAVLENSMIDKAKADRDAIVELMAGGMSREEAIAQYDTDENFDAWFAQLKEDLDEAVNS
- a CDS encoding oxaloacetate decarboxylase subunit alpha, encoding MAKVLICDTILRDAHQSQAATRMRLDEMLPICDKLDAVGYHALEVWGGATFDSCLRFLNEDPWERLRQLRKALPNTKLQMLLRGQNILGYKHYADDVVDEFVKKSIENGIDIIRVFDALNDTRNMEQAVKSIKKYGGHAQLAMSYTISPVHTTEYFVELAQKFEAMGADSICIKDMANLLLPFDAYELVKQLKEKVKVPIQLHTHNTSGTGDMVLMKAIEAGVDIVDTALSPLGNGTSQPATEPLVATLKGTQYDTGLDLQQLSEIAVHFRKVADRLKADGFLDPKVLSVDINTLLYQVPGGMLSNLISQLKQQNASEKLMDVLAEVPRVREDMGYPPLVTPTSQIVGTQAVLNVLMGERYKMNSKETKGLLRGEYGQLPAPVNEEVRKKIIGDEPVITHRPADDIPPEMDKYRAECAEWIQQEEDVLSYALFPQVALNFFKARKEQQEGKSVAAAAPEAPKAEAPAPNYQLGKAIGVNMDVKVYPK
- a CDS encoding sodium ion-translocating decarboxylase subunit beta: MFDIDLGQTLLKFAQDTGFSVITWQQAVMLLVSCVLIYLAVVKQYEPLLLLPIAFGMLLVNLPMGGLMAEPTYYVAEDGTTQVQQVGGLLYYLYQGVKLGVYPPLIFLGIGAMTDFGPLIANPKSLLLGAAAQLGIFVAFIGALLLGFDVNVAASIGIIGGADGPTAIYVTSRLAPDYLGPIAVAAYSYMALVPIIQPPIMKALTTKKERNVIMEQLRPVSQTEKIIFPIAVTIIVALLLPSAAPLIGMLMLGNLMRESKVVDRISKTAQNELINIVTIFLGVTVGATANAERFLQADTLLIIALGLIAFAFGTAGGVLFGKIMYKVTGGKVNPLIGSAGVSAVPMAARVSQVVGQKENPKNFLLMHAMGPNVAGVIGSAVAAGVFLSMFAK
- a CDS encoding biotin/lipoyl-containing protein; translation: MRKFVVNVNGVSYEVEVEEVTGTAAAPVAAPAAAPAPAAAPAPAAAPAASGNGETVAAPMPGTILSINVKVGDTVKSGDVMFVLEAMKMENELFAPCDGKVTSVQIAQGAAVNSGDVLATIE